A genomic window from Pyxidicoccus trucidator includes:
- the gatA gene encoding Asp-tRNA(Asn)/Glu-tRNA(Gln) amidotransferase subunit GatA yields the protein MQLTDLTMLELAAKLAGRTVSSEEATRACLERIRQVDPKVRAFLRVDEEGALAAARASDARRKAGSPASALDGVPLGLKDIFLTEGVETTAGSRILEGFVPPYDATVVRLLKEAGLPLVGKLNMDEFAMGSSNESSAYFPSHNPYDLSRTPGGSSGGSAAAVAAREVFGALGTDTGGSIRQPAAFTNTVGLKPTYGRVSRYGVIAYASSLDQPGPMARTVADTAALLQLIARHDAQDATSAAVEAPDYSADLEGGVRGLKLGVPREYFTEGMDPEVEASIRETLREYERLGATLVDVSLPHTKYALATYYLLAPAEASSNLARYDGIRYGQRAKDARGLKELYALTRERGFGPEVKRRIMLGTYALSAGYYDAYYLRAQKVRTLIREDFTKAFQQVDAVLSPTSPVPAFKLGEKVDDPLSMYLMDVFTLPCNLAGLPGLSVPCGFTKAGLPVGLQVLGRPFDEARLLRIARAFEREHDFFLRPAPLQG from the coding sequence ATGCAGCTCACGGACCTCACCATGCTGGAGCTGGCGGCGAAGCTGGCCGGGCGGACGGTCTCCTCCGAGGAGGCCACCCGCGCGTGCCTGGAGCGCATCCGCCAGGTGGACCCGAAGGTGCGCGCCTTCCTGCGCGTGGACGAGGAGGGCGCCCTCGCCGCCGCCCGCGCCAGCGACGCGCGCCGCAAGGCCGGCAGTCCCGCCAGCGCCCTGGACGGCGTGCCGCTGGGGCTCAAGGACATCTTCCTCACCGAGGGCGTGGAGACCACCGCCGGCTCGCGCATCCTGGAGGGCTTCGTCCCGCCCTATGACGCCACGGTGGTGCGCCTGCTGAAGGAGGCGGGCCTGCCGCTGGTGGGCAAGCTGAACATGGACGAGTTCGCGATGGGCTCATCCAACGAGTCCAGCGCGTACTTCCCCAGCCACAACCCCTACGACTTGTCGCGCACGCCGGGCGGCTCGTCGGGCGGTTCGGCCGCTGCGGTGGCGGCGCGCGAGGTGTTCGGCGCGCTGGGCACGGACACCGGCGGCTCCATCCGCCAGCCCGCGGCCTTCACCAACACCGTGGGGCTGAAGCCCACCTATGGCCGGGTGTCGCGCTACGGCGTCATCGCCTACGCCTCGTCGCTGGACCAGCCCGGCCCCATGGCGCGCACGGTGGCGGACACGGCGGCGCTGCTGCAACTCATCGCCCGGCACGACGCCCAGGACGCCACGTCCGCGGCGGTGGAGGCGCCGGACTACTCGGCGGACCTGGAGGGCGGGGTGCGCGGCCTGAAGCTGGGCGTGCCGCGCGAGTACTTCACCGAGGGCATGGACCCGGAGGTGGAGGCCTCCATCCGCGAGACGCTGCGCGAGTACGAGCGGCTGGGCGCGACGCTGGTGGACGTGTCGCTGCCCCACACGAAGTACGCGCTGGCCACCTACTACCTCCTCGCCCCGGCGGAGGCGTCCAGCAACCTGGCCCGCTACGACGGCATCCGCTACGGCCAGCGGGCGAAGGACGCGCGCGGCCTCAAGGAGCTGTACGCCCTGACGCGCGAGCGGGGCTTCGGGCCGGAGGTGAAGCGCCGCATCATGCTGGGCACGTACGCGCTGTCCGCCGGCTACTACGACGCCTACTACCTGCGCGCGCAGAAGGTCCGCACCCTCATCCGCGAGGACTTCACGAAGGCCTTCCAGCAGGTGGACGCGGTGCTGTCACCCACCTCGCCGGTGCCGGCCTTCAAGCTGGGCGAGAAGGTGGACGACCCGCTGTCCATGTACCTCATGGACGTCTTCACGCTGCCGTGCAACCTGGCGGGCCTGCCCGGCCTGTCGGTGCCCTGTGGCTTCACGAAGGCGGGCCTGCCGGTGGGGCTCCAGGTTCTGGGGCGCCCGTTCGACGAGGCCCGCTTGCTGCGCATCGCCCGCGCCTTCGAGCGCGAGCACGACTTCTTCCTCCGCCCGGCGCCCCTCCAGGGCTAG